Proteins from a single region of Dama dama isolate Ldn47 chromosome 14, ASM3311817v1, whole genome shotgun sequence:
- the NOL9 gene encoding polynucleotide 5'-hydroxyl-kinase NOL9, with protein sequence MGLSLGLPGRVSPRLSLGSTASRGPSHTGACGGQGAPPRPPAEGARAFETLDGPRGGALGSREILERPAPAASMADSLLLLKRVPSRHTWLRARKARPQLILSRRPRRRLRNLRWRSRRRLRRRLLQAQAAGGDWLQGGCLVSGAAALQRLKTSSRRRASSPEPAEDPIPSGPTILPIPPVRPAGSGRAVLLLPLGQGFTFSGICRVTCLYGQVQVFGFTISQGQPAQNVFSTYTHSRLTINAVHYSVHDKSKKEMKREARVLLRPYLNQDDRYCLMSSFSPLCSIVLLERLKTSTVNFIISHPGLSYIFVQEVRTFQINSEYFALRSVGIRREKKKTGLRLTESAFAAMEELVSISSEEADSCPVILVCGCQDIGKSTFNRYLINQLLNSISCVDYLECDLGQTEFTPPGCISLLNITEPVLGPPFTHQRTPQKMVYYGKTSCKNNFENYIEVIKYVFSSYKREAPLIINTMGWVADQGLLLLIDLIRLLSPSHIVQFNSDRSKYMPDLTPDFVDDMDGLYTRRKSRVRNRGFHLPEFAENLEFADEEKESPVMSTGYKLMFVKSEFVTGKTPRNRESHNRVLRELAVLGYLSQLQPPVPKPLCALHGLTPYQVPFNAVALRIIHADVAPTHILYAVNASWVGLCKILDDVRGYASGPILLAQSPICDCVGFGICRGIDMEKRLYHILTPVPPEELRHVNCLLVGAVSIPQCVLKSQRGLEGTIPYVTTDYNFKLPGASEKIGARESGATHKEKGHPKAKFYRKTYQCS encoded by the exons ATGGGGCTCTCGTTGGGACTGCCCGGCCGGGTGTCGCCCAGGCTGTCCCTAGGTTCCACCGCCTCCAGGGGCCCGAGCCACACAGGGGCCTGCGGAGGCCAGGGTGCGCCGCCAAGACCACCGGCAGAGGGCGCCCGCGCCTTCGAGACCCTTGACGGGCCGCGGGGCGGAGCGTTGGGATCTCGCGAGATTCTCGAGCGACCGGCCCCGGCAGCCAGCATGGCGGACTCCTTGCTGCTGCTCAAGCGGGTTCCCTCCCGCCACACGTGGCTGCGAGCCCGCAAGGCCCGGCCCCAGCTCATCCTCAGCCGCCGGCCCCGCCGCCGGCTCCGGAACCTGCGCTGGCGCAGCCGAAGGCGGCTACGGCGACGGCTGCTGCAGGCCCAGGCAGCCGGCGGGGACTGGCTGCAGGGCGGCTGTCTGGTGTCGGGCGCCGCGGCGCTCCAGAGGCTGAAGACCTCGTCCCGCAGGCGGGCCTCCAGCCCCGAGCCGGCCGAAGACCCGATCCCGAGTGGTCCCACGATCCTCCCGATCCCGCCGGTGCGGCCGGCTGGCTCGGGCCGCGCTGTCCTGCTGCTGCCGCTGGGGCAG GGCTTTACTTTTAGTGGGATCTGTCGTGTGACCTGCCTCTATGGCCAGGTGCAGGTGTTTGGTTTTACCATCAGCCAAGGCCAGCCTGCCCAAAATGTCTTCTCTACCTATACCCACTCTCGCCTGACCATCAATGCTGTTCATTATTCAGTGCATGACAAAAGCAAGAAGGAGATGAAGAGAGAAGCCCGGGTTCTGCTCAGACCTTATCTGAACCAAG ATGACAGATATTGTTTGATGAGCAGTTTTTCTCCTCTGTGTTCCATCGTGTTGCTGGAACGTCTGAAAACCTCCACCGTGAACTTCATAATCAGCCATCCAGGTTTATCTTACATTTTCGTACAAGAG GTCCGGACTTTCCAGATTAACTCTGAGTATTTTGCCTTGAGATCTGTGGGtattagaagagagaaaaaaaaaactggtttgcGTTTAACGGAGAGTGCCTTTGCAGCCATGGAAGAGTTAGTGAGCATTTCTAGCG AAGAAGCAGACAGCTGCCCTGTCATTCTGGTTTGTGGCTGCCAGGACATTGGAAAGTCAACATTTAATAGATACCTCATTAACCAGCTGTTAAATAG taTATCCTGCGTTGATTATTTGGAATGTGATCTGGGGCAGACAGAATTTACCCCTCCGGGTTGCATTTCTTTGCTTAATATTACAGAACCAGTTCTAG GACCACCTTTCACCCACCAGAGGACACCCCAGAAAATGGTCTATTATGGGAAAACTTCTTgtaaaaacaactttgaaaactaTATTGAGGTAATAAAGTATGTTTTCAGCTCCTACAAGCGAGAGGCCCCTCTTATCATCAACACCATGGGCTGGGTAGCAG accagggtctcctgcttctcATTGACCTGATCCGCTTGCTGTCGCCCAGCCACATTGTCCAGTTTAACTCTGACCGGAGTAAATATATGCCAGACCTCACCCCCGACTTCGTGGACGACATGGACGGCTTGTACACAAGACGCAAATCCAGAGTCAGAAACAGAGGTTTCCACCTGCCTGAGTTTGCTGAGAATTTGGAGTTTGCTGACGAAGAAAAAGAGAGTCCAGTTATGTCTACGGGATACAAGCTGATGTTCGTGAAGTCGGAGTTTGTGACTGGAAAAACGCCCAGGAACAG AGAATCACATAACAGAGTCCTTCGTGAACTGGCAGTGCTGGGTTACCTGAGCCAGTTGCAGCCCCCAGTGCCGAAGCCACTGTGTGCCTTACATGGTCTGACCCCCTATCAG GTTCCCTTCAATGCCGTCGCGCTCCGGATCATCCACGCTGACGTGGCCCCCACCCACATCCTGTATGCTGTGAACGCCAGCTGGGTCGGGCTCTGCAAGATCCTGGATGACGTCAGGGGATACGCTAGCGGGCCCATCCTGCTTGCCCAGAGTCCCATCTGTGATTGTGTGGGGTTTG GGATTTGCAGGGGGATCGACATGGAGAAGAGGCTTTACCACATCCTCACTCCCGTGCCCCCAGAGGAGCTGAGACATGTGAACTGTCTGCTGGTCGGAGCCGTGTCCATCCCACAGTGTGTTCTCAAGAGCCAG CGTGGGCTCGAAGGGACCATACCTTATGTCACGACAGATTATAATTTTAAGCTTCCTGGAGCATCAGAGAAAATTGGAGCAAGAGAAAGTGGGGCAACACATAAAGAGAAAGGACATCCCAAAGCTAAGTTCTATCGAAAAACATACCAATGTTCTTAA